TTACTTCTATCCACGAGGGTTAATAAAGTGCATTTGTGTTTACTCAATAAATACATGACAAAACACTCAGATTTTGATGACCATTATGTTTCCGATAGTTACAATTGGTTCTAAAGCTTTATACAAAAGAAAGTCTCTTATTGGTCTCTGGTTTtgatattgttgaaaaaaaaaatacaaatcaatattgtgtcatttttacatttttaatttcccaAAGAGTGATTCCTCAGAACTGCAGCGTCAGTGGACACAGTGAACGGCTTCTTCTGAGGAGACCACATGAGCTCTAAAGCAGTTCTGGCTGGACGATGTGCCATCgcgcctgctccacctgcaggctGCACACGTCCCTCCAGTGAGCTCGTCCTGCTTCTGCAGCGTCTGCCCCGATGAGGACTCGACCGACCACCTCACCGTCTGTGAGGAGCGGCTTCTGTGACAAGAGATAAAAGAAGGGAAACAGAATTACATAAAATTCTCTTACAATTCAAATAAATGCAGTTACGTTTGTTTCAGCAGAACGataatgaaaatgaatttttgaTTATGGAACTGGGTATACCTGCATGATCACAAACTCAAGCATGAGTGACAGCTGACTGATGTCTCCTGCAGGCAGgtcaaacatgaaggaggaattCCACTTAGTGCTAGAGTCAGCTTTAGTTTCTTTGCTGCTGATTAAATTCCCCTCATGGTGCAGATTAATCACCACCTGGTAATCtgtacacagaaacacaaagattGTGAAATTTCACAAACAAGCATAGGCTTCACGAACCTTTTTTTAGTCCCCTCATTCCATCAGATCCTCTCCTAGATTTACAGTAAAAGTCGTAGTTTATGCATGTCattacttgaaaaaaaagggaaggaagAACTTGAATGAAGCAGAATAACGGCTGAAAGTAGGGTAAATAAAAATGGGATTATAGTAAAAAAGGCTTTgctgaaaatgcatgttttaccACATCTGCAGTCTCAGGAAATCACACCCACCAAATTCATTGCAAGCGCtgtgtgggggttttttttgtgcaatgtTTGTGAAAACTTGCAGACTCTGCACAGATAAAGAACATCGTTGCTGTGAGGCGAGaatgcaaaccactgcaccactgagaGGGCTCGAAGTAAGATACTCCCTTCAATTAACATACAGTTTATTCATTCTGAGCTGAGTTGAATTAAATTTGTAACTCAGCCATAATCATCATTCTGAGTTTTTCATGTGGTCCTCTCAGGAATATATGTTTGCCCACCCCTGGTATACAGTTATCCCTCAGTTATCACTGTATTAAAGCCTGACTTGCTCTGTGTCGATGCCACAGTTCCTATGAATAAATGCCATTTGGTATCAgatatgaaacaaaaagagaTTATCTATATCTATGTGACATACTGTCCATGAAACAGATATCATAAAATCTAATGGCTTTGTATATGCATCATGGGTCTGTCTGCAATAAAATGAGGCCTAGGCAGGCTAATGCAAACAAAGATTAGATCTGTCAGATCAGAGTTCTGGGGGAGATTGGAACATTTTTCTGAGGATTGTGAATAGCGAAGGATTAAACTACAATGTCATTAAAACAGGGATGATCTCCTGTTGCGTTCGAGTTCTGTAAGACATCATTTAATCCCCTAAACATTAAAAGCAAACATAGGGAATTACTTTACCTCTGCCCCTGGAAGGCAAAAGTTAGTTCTCTACATGTATTATGTAATGAATCTATCACAGTGTCCTCAGGAGGTTGGaatgtctgtttttgtcagATTATATCAACACCGGGCTCCAGTTTTACCTGCTCCTGCAGATGTGTTAGCGAGGCTTTGCAGGTTATCAGCTCTGAGAACTGCAGCTTTGACGCAATGGGCCAGAGGCTGGTAGTGAAGCGATACGAAGATCTGTGGTGGACGGCTAAGCCCCTTATACAGCAGCACATCCTGGGAAATCAGAGTCAGCAGTCAGGGGGCAAAAGTTCAGAGGGCAGAGACAGAAATTCCAATCAGGGAGACAAGCATCAGAAAGATGGTCTGCGTGTAGCAGACCAAAACATCggccaaacaaaacaaataccaATACAAATGTGACTAAGGTATACTAAAATACCTTTTGCATCTCCCCTTTGCTTGTGTTAAGTTCGGCCGAGAAGTGAAAAAGATTATCTGGTCCCCAGTCCGTCCCTCCACATTCGGCCTCCAGCTCCCCCAGAGCGGTGCCCCCCGGGCTCTGCTGGTCCCGGGCGTGAACAGCCAGCCTCAGCACGCACCGCTGGAGCTCCTTCACAGATCCCACCTTCAAAAGCAGCACCAGGCTCTGGGCTTCCAGACTGGGGCTGTACTGGACGGAGGCGTGCACGGGACAGGGGTGCAGAGGCGGCAGGCTGCCCAGCACATGCACGTCCTGCAGCCTGTGAGGCAAACCAGTGAGGTTGATGACAGTCACTGCCAgggtctgctgctctggagaaaAGGCCATTGTGAAACGGAGGCAGGGTTTTGCCGCCGCTGGCTGCCGACAGCTTGCTTCGGATCCGTAGCTCAGCGGAGCCAGGGGGATCGGTCTCTCGTTTGGAGAGATGGCGCCGGGGCTGGTGAGTCTACTGTGTTCATCGTAAGGTGTATGATCATCCGTCGCCGCGCGGCGTCTCTGCAGAGCCTTGCATGTTCGGACAAACAATCCCAGCTTGGGGAACGCGGGCAGGGAAGTTTGGTCTATGGGCTTATAAAGAGGTGTGGTGGCCAGCGGAGAGCTGAGGCGGCGCAGAGAGAAATAAGACTTCGGTGGATCTTTTTCTTCAGTAGTGCTTTCTTGAATAGAAAACGACCGGGGCGTAGATTCACCCACGGAAGGAGCAGGGCTGGTGAAGGTAGACGGGTACTCCAGCGTGTCTCCGTCCAGCTCCTCGTACTGCTGCCTGGACGCtgtgggaggcggcggcggggcgaaGCTCGCAGGTTCAgcaggagctggtggtggagtcaCAGGAGGTTTGTCTTTCACACAAATATCGCTGCTTCTCCAGCACAGAACACACCCCAGaaccaaacacagacagaagacCACCAGTCCAACCAGAAGGAGAACTTGGAGATGAACTGTTGATAGAGGAGAAAATACTCAGATAAACCAAATGGAAACGGTTTGGAGGCTCACGTCACTCAGGAAGAGGCGACCTCTGAGATACATAACAATTACCTCCTACTTTCCCAAATGCTTGAAGACACTTTAAAGAACACCAGACTTGAATGAACATAAAAAAGATCCTTCCGTCATACCTTCCAGCTGTTTGGTGAAGAGGACCTGCACCAGGAGCCAGAAGAAGAGAATGACCATGATGCCTTCGATCATCCCCTTGCAGCAGAAGAGCAGCACAGACTGCCAGAGCGGCTGGCCCGGATACTCCTCGTCGTGGTAAGGCATCGTGTCGGCAGTATGCTGAAGCCCGTTTTAATGCATCCGCAGGCAGAAACCCAGAGATCCTGCTGGAGAGGATTGCTCGCTTGCTTTCAGGAAGCTCATTTTGACTCTCAGTCCTGGAGAGGCACACCTGCACATGGCTGCATCAGAAGCTCCTCCagatcatttattttaaagtacTAAAGCCACAAAGGCACAAAAAACCAGCAGCTCTCACTGGATGCATGTTCCTGCAGTAACTCCCTCCACGGTGTTTCCAGTCCTCGTCGAGGGCAGTGATCTCTCATTGACAGAGTGACTTCACAAGTATCACTGCTGCCTGCAGGGTGGGGACTGTGGGCGGCGATATCCAGCTCATAATACCCCGTAGCATCTTTCTTCTTCAGCGCTCCAGATGTCAGAACCGCATTGTCAAATACAGAATTACTATCCCCCAGTAAATCCTGCGACCCACCCCCCCTTCCTGCTGTGACCCAGGAGCTCTTATCTCCATTAGTACAGCCACTGTCACCAGTTTAAAGCAGGCAGTTCAGGTattaatgaacaaaaacattttttttttttttttaaaccttctcCACACAATTCCCGATGCGCAGAATTTTGCAGTTTGTGGGTTTTATCTCGcataacacacaaacatgaattgtcAATGTGACCATTAGAGATCAAATCAAAGTCATTGACAATTTCAGagattatttttaaacatttttaagatGTTAGTTGAAGAATATTGATCTCAAACGCAGAAGCAAACTGTTGAAATGATGCGTGTTGAAGAAGGTGGGAAATGCTTCCCCCATCTGGAGACTAGTATGTATACAGTTTTTTTATCCTTGACTTTTTCCAGTggcaagggaactttggcaaaataaatagttaagttttaaagaaaataagacAATCGTTCCACATCACACGATAGTTTTATTCTTCATGGCTACACATCCAAAAAAATGTTAATCAAAGCCCAGTGTAGaccttgattttctttttttttttttaaccattgtTAACTTCACAGTGGCTTTTGTTTGCAGTGATATGTCTACTTGATTGTCCACAAACACCGTTGTTTTCTTCCAGCAGATGGTTAAATGAACACATGCAGGATTCGACATTGCATATTTCTCTAGAAGAGTGAGGTaggagtgtttcagtgttcaCATGTCCAAAGCCTGAGGTAATTAAAGGTACATTCCCTGCATttatacaaacaaacaaaaaaaaaaaacacagcaatatATTATGAGATATAGCATAACAAGTCCAGAGAGTATTCCTGAGTCCAAACAGAACTGATTTGAAATGAGGTAAAATGTTACACTGAGGTAAAATGTTGTGTTGCTTCAGTTCTGCCTTCCATTTATAGGCATTTGAAATAAATGCTTCATTGAGGCCAAGCCGTgtgatattaaaaataaaattgcgccaaagtaaaaaaataaaaaaaaaaacaaagcaaatttcttttgaaatttctatagatttttttccagaagtAGTAGCACTTCTGTGGAAACCTGATGGTGTTTCCTGACACCTGCAACAACTTAATTCAAATGAACTAAAGAACTATGATATGGGGCTAAGGCTTTTTGGTCTTTGATAGTTGCAATTTGGCAACTTCCTTATTTTACTGAAGGTTATGAAGAAAGGCAGCTACAGTCTGACAGCAATAAATGTAACCGGCGCTCGGAACAGGCGCGAACGTCACCCTCACCAAGATTTCCTCCTCTAAAGACACTTCTGATCAAACATAGTAAAGCTTCTCAGACGAGAGAGTGAATAATAAAGTCTTCTAACAGGCACTAAGGTAAACTGATAAACATCTAAACTTCAGTGTGGAAACTCGGCACCGACCAGAATCATTTTCACCACATTTGCTGACCAAGTAACAAAAAAcacgcaaagaaaaaaaaaaaaaaaaaaaaaaggcttgctTCCTGTGTTTGAGTAGATTTTCCCTGACGTTCATACAGTGCTTGtctgaaaagagaagaggtATATCGTGTCCTGCTGAGCAGAACTGCTGCAGGAGAGTGAGGCCTTAATTTGGTCCCtttgaggaggtggaggacgaggaggagggactgtgagaggaggagagggcaCTGAAGCCGCTCGTTCCTGCAGGAGTCACCATCTGCGAGGACACGGGCGCGGCCGACTTCTGGGCAAAAAGGGTTCCTGGAACCGAGAAATGAGGAGGACAAAACTAAAAATCAAATGATGATGAAAGTCTGGAAGTTAAAATTCTCGCCTCATGTTAGATTGGTCGCTTGTGTCGTGACCTGAGTGAGAAGATTATATCTAACATCAGTGCTGGGAACCCAGTCACAGtcgtttttttctgtttcacacacaAGCTTCTCCTCTGAGGCAGAAAACAGACAAGAGGAGGagcttgtgtttctgtgtgagacaAAAAAGGCCATTTTATCACTCTAAGTTCACGTCAGATCTGATCTCTTTTGACTGTATGTTAATGTATTGGAAACAGTATCCCAAATATATTTCATATGTTCAGACATTTAAATACTTTAAATAGTGAACAAATATGGCACAATCAAGCTATATTTAGATTTAATGTTGGGATTGTATAAATacaattaaagaagaaaaaactataATTGACCTATGTGTAGAATATTAGATTTATTtgtaaaataatacaaataaaaaaaaaaaaaattaagttttctcACACAATTGATGTAATCAGTTCTCACCTGAGTAAACGGTACCATTGACCTCTACAGAAACACTGATACTGGAGGGTCCATTCGTAGAGATATTCAGGGACAAGTCATGCTTGGTTtctaaaagagacaaaaaaaaaaaaaaaaaaaagattttgtttaAAAGCACTCTTGGTTGTTTGAGTGAGGATTCCACGCGGCCACAGCTCACCTTGTCCGTTGTTGAGTTTCAGGCTCCCGGGGTTCAGCTGGGAGGCCATCGCCAGGAGGTTTTGTTGGAGGGCCTGCTGCATGAggcgctgctgctcctccgccaGGCGCATCATCTTCTTCTCGGGGCTGCCGGCTgcggctccagctgctccgcGCTCCAGCCTCTCTCTGAGATGCTCTAGAGTGGCCGCCtgtgccagctgctgctgctgctgctgctggcccagCGCCAGAGCCATGGGCAGCCTGGGTATTACCGGGGTGGAGGGCTCGTCTAATTTGTGAAGGAAAAATAGAAGCAAATCGGAAGAGAGTAGAGAAAATCGTCATGTTCAGTCACAATGGTACACAAAGTGACTTCTCTGAGCAAAGCTCTGAGGCAGCAGACGGTttcatacaaacacaaaacacactccaATACCTGTGTTTCTCTTTAAATTTGGGCTTGCCGCCGTGTTCAGGCCGTTCGGCGTGGCCGGCTTCGTTTGCATGGTGGGAGAAGACAGGAGTGGGTGCGGAGCGGAGCTGGGAGACGAGGAGTAGCGGTACAGGCTGCTGGTGTAGCTGGGCCGTCGCCCCTCCCGGCGGTTGCTGTCGATGGCCGCCTGCAGCTCGCCCGGGGAACTCAGACCCTTTTTGTCACACTCAAATGGGTACAGGTACTTCATGTACCTACGATGGGACAGCTTCATGTTAGACTCTGAAGCGAGAGACGGTTTTCCTTAAATCTTCCTGTCCAGCTATAAGAAGATATTTAAACATCAACAGCATGGCTCCAAACATCAAAGATTGAAGTCCTAATAAGTTTATACAGCAGGTTATCCTAAATATCAAAGAGACAGCAGATCAGTTGTGTTAACTGatggtttttttaaatgtatttaaaggtTCTAGCAGATTCAACTAGAAGCATACATGGAACACAAAGATGTCATGcgaggaaaaaaacaatattcacTGATTAACTCAAGGGATCATTAGGAATATGCTGAACGGGCGTAACTTTCAATCAATAGATCAGCTGAACGCTATCTGTGGTACAGATGTGATCCTCAGTCCGTGTTGTCATTCCTGTTATCAACACAATCAGAGCACAAAACTACTgcataaaacactttttaactGTGAGTACTGTCACCAAACAGTGGTGGTCAATAGGCAGAAAGATGTTCTCAAGGCTTGAATCTCACTGCAGATGGGTCTCCACTGTGGAGTTGgacatttttttgtaattatgaAGTAACTGCTGTGTTCATGTAGCCCTTTCCAACAAAAGGTCGAATACTATTTCCAAAGACAGCATCCTGCAAAGGCTACAAGCAACACTCATGGCTGCAATGGCTAATCGCTCCTGAAATTAGATCAGTGTCACGCTGGAGAAATTCCATTTCAGCCCATTTCCAGGTAACCGTCGTGGTGAAAAACTAACGGCGATTACATTATCTGCCACTCGGAAAATTACATTCAACCGTTTCTGAAAAGAGCGAGCGAGAGCGTCTTGAGTGGCACCTACTGGGTGCGGAGCGTGAAGGCGGCGCTGGTGATGGACGTGGGGAGGTTGAGGCCTTTGGTGATCTCCCTCCAGATCTTCTTGTTGATGACCTCCACCAGGCCGCCCTTCTCCGTCACCAGCTTGTAGAGCTTGTACAGATCCAGCACCTGCTTCGCCATGATGGGGATGCGGTTCACAGGAGTCCCTGCATGGAGCGGCAGATTCAATGTGATGAAACGCGGCGATTTTCCCTCATTTGCACTTCGGATGAGTTGTCAGGGAGAAAACACGATTCTGCTAATGCGCCGTTAaaagggaggagaggagcgagagCGATGTTTTGACCGGCGCACCTGCAGGCCTGAGGTTAATGTTGGGTAATTTGGCTTACCACGTTTAATCTCTGAGAATAGGCATGTCCAATGAAGCTCATTTCACAGGGATGGGGGGTGGGGATAATTCCACAACTGCAGCTTTGCTGCTACATTGATTTGAGTACAGGGGGAAGGGATTTTCAGAACTAACAGTTGTTCGCCCATCACAAGACCGGCGACTAACCCTTACAATCCTGATTTGGAGAAAAGCCAATTAATGAAGTAAGCTAAAAAGCATTTGCGGAATTGCGGTTTGCTTAAGAAGTGCATGAGCCTCCGACACACATGAAGACCTTCCGGTGACCCACATCTCCTGAGTGTGGACCAAACAATTCTGTCTGTGGCGAACAGGACAGAAACATTCTGTCAATTCCTCAAAAAGGTTTCAACAGTAGTTCTAAGAATTTAGATAGAATCTAAATTtaggaatctttttttttccctatatTAATGTAATTTAGTGCTATGATTAACATCAATTAATCACGTTCAGTAATCATCAGGATCTTTGATTTAATCACTCCACAGCTATCACAAGCAACCTGGCCATGACAGTATATTTCACTGTACTTACTGTATTTGTGTCATCAGAGTTTTAGACATTAGCAGCAACACGTGTAATGAGTATTTAATATTCCAGTAAATGCCTCAACCTAAATCATCCACGAGAGAAAATCCTCTAAAGTAAAACTAATCTGATTCACAAAAGGATCTCCCAAAAGCGTGGTGGGTGCATAATGCAAACGAGGGGAGATTAATCGATATTTTATCCATGCACAAGAACAAAAGGGGAGGTTACCTCGTTTTTGCATAAAGACAAAGAGTTCATCGAGGAACTCTTTCCGCTGTGGGTCACTGTCCAGTTCATAAAGCTGCAAGTTTAGAACACAAATAATGAAGCAGTTAACAGTCTGGCTTTAAAATGTGCATGACTTCGTCGCGTTTGGGTCTGGCTGGAGGAAAACCACTGACCTTGGCAAAGTCTCTGGAAGGCTCTCCTCTGACTTTCCCCACGTCCCTCTCCTCGGCCCAGATGTTTTCTCGCTGTGGGTTCACCCAGAAAGGCACACCGGCGCGTcaacacacaaagacaacaaacatCAGGTGCCGTAAAGTTTGGATGCAACAACTTTCACGTCGTCattttgagaggaaaaacaatttaaaaatgacaaaatgtggaaaaactgaaaactacaCAAATATACTTCCTGAATGTCATTTACACAATATGTACTGATGTGAGGTGAGAGCAGAAGCATATGTCCTTAAACTGAGCCAGCAGCGAGAGAATAACTGAAACAAAGCGCCGTCTTTAGGTAGTTTCTTATAACATGTTATTCCTCTGCCACCGCCCCCATACATGACAGATTAGGGTTAAAAATGTCAGCGGAGAGCACTGTATGTGCAACTGTGTGGAAAAGCCTGCTGAGAGGTTATTGTCCCGCTAAGTAGCGCCAAGAGCTGCATTATGACtccagaatgaaaatgaaatctgaCTGGAAAACAGCCGCGGTAATAGTCTCTttccaaaaccaaaacaaaccgtaattttgctttttttttttttttttaaatattatcaTTTTGGGATCATTACTGATCTGGTTCCTAACTGTGAAAATCCACAACATGTGCGTTTATGACAACTTATTGTCATTGTTAATATATtttgaaggcttttttttttttgcatcttggCTGAAATGCTGATCATTCAACTTATTTCCTCTTCAGTCTCTTCGTTATTTTTTGTGCTTAGTTGTATAATTTTCTGCTTTGAACTTAAATTCCTGTTCACCAAATGTTTCACACTGCCACATGGTCAAACTGGGGCCTCAGAGCGTCAACATTTCACCCTTTGGGGCGCCGCCGTTAGACGGCTGTATCTCTCCTTGTGTTTACACTATAAACACAATTCCACCAGCAAATGCTGACACACAGTcaccagctgcaggagagagatgAGGAACGGCTGCATTTGCTTTCAAGCGCAGCGCAACGGCTCACACAGTGCTGctttaaatgaaaaactggACTTGATGATCACTGGATGATCAGTAGATGGTTTTGTAATCTAACCTTCTCATCAAATTCTTGCTTTAGTTCAGCCCTTTAGTGGCCTTCAGTGCTACTAAAATACACCAGTCTCACAGTtaattgcattttcttttaaaataagtCTGTCATTTTTCTTCACTACTGCAGGATGCATCAGCCGCCGGAAGAAAACTTCAGTGAAGCGCGACTCTTCCTGCACACGACCAGCTCGTACTTCTCAGTTTCAGCGGTTCAACTGGTTACTGAATGTGTCAACGTTACACAATACAACTCATTCCTGTGGTTACAAAGCTGTTGACTTATTGAACCgtttcattttaacatttctacaaaaaaaaaaaaaaaaaaaaaggactttccTTCTTCTCATAGAAAACCTACTGAGGACAGATAAACATCCTCGCCatcaaaa
Above is a window of Salarias fasciatus chromosome 7, fSalaFa1.1, whole genome shotgun sequence DNA encoding:
- the LOC115391578 gene encoding synaptotagmin-4-like, yielding MAFSPEQQTLAVTVINLTGLPHRLQDVHVLGSLPPLHPCPVHASVQYSPSLEAQSLVLLLKVGSVKELQRCVLRLAVHARDQQSPGGTALGELEAECGGTDWGPDNLFHFSAELNTSKGEMQKDVLLYKGLSRPPQIFVSLHYQPLAHCVKAAVLRADNLQSLANTSAGADYQVVINLHHEGNLISSKETKADSSTKWNSSFMFDLPAGDISQLSLMLEFVIMQKPLLTDGEVVGRVLIGADAAEAGRAHWRDVCSLQVEQARWHIVQPELL
- the LOC115391800 gene encoding AT-rich interactive domain-containing protein 3A-like, which encodes MNYSKAQMSNISEEGSSARCPQSSPAGVKLEAMMGQLQRQQEAKLEMNLQGKQLLQAQLLFAQQAAAAAAARASGSRPDPLVFASAEEKTYQKVKEAFADRVRRTDPQQDEDSDEDDHEMLDPEENNGEDGEEPGSDPQARKPAGRQQAARLPFQPYSTSPPAAPEQTSQSPPANVKQELEEKNLMSPAGPHAFISSNGFPDWGYDEPFKQRENIWAEERDVGKVRGEPSRDFAKLYELDSDPQRKEFLDELFVFMQKRGTPVNRIPIMAKQVLDLYKLYKLVTEKGGLVEVINKKIWREITKGLNLPTSITSAAFTLRTQYMKYLYPFECDKKGLSSPGELQAAIDSNRREGRRPSYTSSLYRYSSSPSSAPHPLLSSPTMQTKPATPNGLNTAASPNLKRNTDEPSTPVIPRLPMALALGQQQQQQQLAQAATLEHLRERLERGAAGAAAGSPEKKMMRLAEEQQRLMQQALQQNLLAMASQLNPGSLKLNNGQETKHDLSLNISTNGPSSISVSVEVNGTVYSGTLFAQKSAAPVSSQMVTPAGTSGFSALSSSHSPSSSSSTSSKGPN